The Schistocerca piceifrons isolate TAMUIC-IGC-003096 chromosome 5, iqSchPice1.1, whole genome shotgun sequence DNA segment aaagcgctggcaggtcgatagacacacaaacaaacacaaacatacacacaaaattcaagctttcgcaacaaactgttgcctcatcaggaaagagggaaggagaggggaagacgaaaggaagtgggttttttccttccattatattgtaaATATGTCTACATATACTGTGAATAAATGTGTAACCATTGTTTGAAACAGACCAATAGTATAACTGGTTTCCAAAAAATTATGTAGACTGTTCATACACCACAAGATCAGCCCAGCTGAAATGGTATCaagtattgaaataaaaatcacatgTTGTGACTGAAGacagtttgttttcatttttacaaaaataaatttgcacTTAATCTTTTGTACAGAAGAGGTAAaatctttcttgaatactggtaggGGTGATGCTTGTAATGTGAAAGTAGAGGAGGTTTTGAGATAGTTGTTGCTTTTCTGTGATGGATCCTTTCCCATGGCCAATTTACTTTCATCAACTATTGGACATTATATCTTGAATGCAAAAATGAAATATGTAACTGAAAGTATGAACACAGTATTGTTGTTAACTTAGAAATGGAGTAATGTGAGAAATGTGGCCTGTATATTATGCCATAGATAATGACCTGTTACTTCCCACTTTACTCAGTTATATCCTATGGTATCTTACTTTGCACAACTCTCTACATTTACGAAAAGTATTCTTAGCCCAGTAAAGAGTTGTCAGAATGGTCTGTCATACCATTTCATGAGTTTTGTACAGGCTGTTCATTAAGTGTTGTGAAATTCAAACTGTGCTTCTTTGTACGCATACTGTCTCATGGAACTTGTAGATAATAATGTGCAGTCATTCAGAAAAAAAGGAGCTTTCACATTCACTTGGTGAGTTGTATGGAAATATAAATTACCCTTGAAAAAAACACCTCTTCAGTCATAGGGCAGAAAACAGTGCACTAGTCTGCAGGGTTCGTTTTTAGTAAGTTTGCAGGTGAGCTGAAAATTCTATTGGTGAATCCCAGATTTTCAAGACTAAATTGAAAGACTTTCTTGGGGAATTATCCTTTAATTCTGCATAAGAGTTACGTTGAGTGGTTTCAAGCCTTGTGCTGTAACATTATATATTCTATACAATATCATAATCCTTTTGTgtgtttgtttaaaattttttatagtttttgcTTCTGGTTTTTAAATTTAGTATACAATGACTCATTTCATGATCAGGTAGCTTTGGTTCACAGGGTGCCAAGTAACctatgaattaaaattaaaatagagGGATGATATTGTAGCTTTTTTCCCAAGTGGTGAGGTTTAGTTTCTGGctccataaaaaataaataaataaataaattatatgcaTATATGAACAAAGCTACAGAAGTTTTTGTAATACAGGTATTTGAATGCCCTCGTTGAACTCGTATGACAAGGTTATACATGTGAAGTTAGATGCACCAGCTGAAGGGGTCATAGTCATTAACGGCttcatttacagtgaaaaatacttatcaggttatttcagtttcagtGTTCGCAAAATATTCATTGCAAGCATGCTTCTTTTACATAAACATGACTGTAACATAAATATTCATACATATTTACTGTTTTATTTGCTTATAGGTGTTGTGTAATTGCTCATGCAtgcaaccccctccccccacaaacACATGTTTTGAGGCATGATAACTTTTATTCTGTAGAGATctaaaaataatatgaaatttgATTGTGTAGAACCAGTAGCAGACTATGTTCAAGGAGTTGTCGATACAGCTATAAAAATCCATGAAAATGAACCATTAGGAGACATATTGGCCTTCCTCACAGGCCAGGAAGAGGTGGAGAGAGCTGTGTCAGTTTTGAAAGAGCGTGCAGCTCATCTTAAATCTGACAAAGGTAACTGGAGATATAAATCAGTGAAATGATGCACTTATATGTGGTGTACTTGCAGATTAAAAACATTTCATTGTCTTGATTTTTCAGGTAAACTTCTTATCCTGCCAATGTATGGCTCTCTACCTAATGGAGAGCAATTAAAAGTGTTTCGATTTACTCCTCGAGGTATGAGGAAGGTTGTAATATCAACTAATATAGCTGAGACATCCGTAACAATTCCAGGAATTGTGTATGGTAATTATTTATGTGCATTCTGCATCCATTTAGAATGTGTGATCTGACACACATACATAGAATTATAAATAATCAAATGTGTGGATGCTGTAAATTATTGGTGCCAGATTATCATAAATCTTCTGCATCGTATTTAAACAAAGGCAAAATCATTTTTAATGTTAACAGAATTTTCCCATCGAactgacaagaagaaaataaatgtaatgattCTGTGTATGCGGTAATTGCCTACATATGGCTGCATATGACCATGAAGatatttctttgtatgtattgcaGTTGTGGACTGTGGTTTTGTGAAGTTGCGCTGGTTTAATCCAGAGAATCATGCAGACTCATTGGTTGTCGTGCCAGTGTCACAGGCATCAGCTGAGCAGCGGGCAGGCAGAGCAGGTCGAGTACGTGTAGGAAAAGTGTACAGGTGAGTTGCTTCAAACAACAGTTTTACTGAATATTAAAAGCTGGGCTCAAGAAGATGACCCATATCACGTAAAAACTACAGGGTAGTCTCATTAGCTGAAAGCATATAGTGTAGATgctgagaggcacaacaaaaagactgtcagaaaatgagcttttggccaatgaGGCCTTCGTCGGAAAcacacagtgtgtgtgtatgtgtgtgttttttgtctatttctgatgaaggccttgttggctgaaagctcacttgctgaaggtcttttgttgtgcctgtctgggacttatcatctccgctatatggtgagtagcgaatatcattttcataacattgttgaattaaaatatcctttgagaaaagATATTAATGATAGAACCCTTTTGGTTATGTTACTGTCAACGACAGGATGTGCcagaaccgactaagcagtttcTATAGATTACTGCTGGGGCTGTGGTGGGGCTAGGCAGTTGCACGTGGTCTGTCTTTGTTCAGTGGTTGACCCCATTTCAGTAGCCAACATGGTCCGGACGGGTGCACATCATGGTTTTGCCGTTTGCActtattatgaaaacaacagatcTGTGATCACTACACAATGTGCTTTTCGGCGACAGTTCAACATTCCACGCAACAATGCCACTCCCCAGTTGGAGGAAACTGGTAGCACACTAAGAATAGATACACATGGCCGACACAGACCCATCAGAATGCCAGAAAATGTGCAGCAGTTGAGAATAGCAGTTCAACAATCACTGCAACATTCTGCTCGACGACATGCTGTTGCATTGGGGATTTCAGGCCACAGTTTGAGAAGGATTCTGCAATGCGATTTGAACTTCTGTCCTTTCAAAATAATGATTGCTCAAGAATTATGCTGAGCAGACTATGCCAACCATCAAAATATGTGTGAGCAAATGCTTGCTCAGATCCCTCAGAATGCAGCTTTCTTCAGTAGTGACGGGGTACATTTTCATCTTAGTGGgtgcgtgaataagcaaaacttttGTTACTGGGCTGAAAATAACTCCCGAATTATTCATGAAAGGCTGCAACATACTCCTAAAGAGACAGTGTGATGTGCCATATCACAATTTGGTGTGCTAGGCCATTACTTTTTTGAGGAGGAAGGAGTGGCCGTGACACATTATGtttcaatgttgcaaaattttctgcaaccCAGAATGGATGAGTTTTTGAAGAACATGGACTGCGAGacttgtggttccaacaggatggagctactgctcaggcatctcaaatttcacttgatgttttgaGAGAAACGTTTCCCGCCTCGTCTCTTTGAGGGGTGATGTCGGGTGGCCTGCGTGGTCATCAGATTTGAGCATTTGTGACTACTTTCTCTAGGGATATCTGAAGGAAAAGGTTTCCAAAGCCGCCCTCACACCCTACCAGAGTTAAAAGAGTGGATTATTGACGAAGTGAATGCCATATCCCACTGTATGTATGCAAGAGCTGCTCGAAACTTCAGGGATTGTGTACAACAATGTATTGATGCTAACGGCCgccatcttgaggacattattttcaaaactaaatgaatgtaaaatggtatattgtgctaatttagaaaataaaaacatttattgcTCCTTAAAACTGCTTAGTCAGTTCTACCGCACCCTGTATTTAATTTGCAGTCAGTTAAGTTAACAAATTCTTACATCAAAGTGTTCCATTACTTTTTACAGGCTGTACACAGAAGAGGCCTTCAAAGATCTTGTAGAAGCCACTCCACCTGAAATGCAACGAACAGATTTATCGATGGCAATTCTGCAGTTGAAAGCTCTTGGAATTGACAATGTGCTACGATTTAACTTTCCTTCCCCACCACCAGCTAAGAATCTTCTTTCTGGTCTTGAATTGTTGTATGCTCTTGGAGCATTAGACAGAGATGGGCAGCTGACAAAACCACTTGGTGTAACAATGGCAGAGTTTCCAATTGAACCTCTCTTTTCAAAATGTTTAATTATTTCTGGTAAGTTACATACATTTTCATGTTTTTTAATGCATGGTAATAAGTTATATAAGAATAGTAATTGTTGAATGTGTAAGAACAGAGTATGAGTCTGGATAAATGTAAGCAATTTATCTTGATTTTATACTCTGTCTTAGGTGAATTTGGCTGCTCAGAGGAAATGCTGTCAATAATTGCAATGCTGCAGGTTCAAAACGTTTTTACCAAGCCTAGCATTGGCCAGCTTGCAATTAAGGCTCGCATTGCAAAGAGAAAATTTGAAGTTTCAGAAGGTGATCTTTTGACATACCTCAATGTTTACAATTCCTTCATAAAGCATGAGATGTCTCGAGAATGGTGCCATACAAACTTTCTCAACTATAAAGGACTGCGTAGAGCATCTGAAATTAGACAGCAAATGAGCAAACTTCTACACCACTTCAATATTCCTATTACATCTTGTGAAGGTATGTATGAACTTCTTTAATGATTGATCAGTTTTAACTAAGGTGATGGGTGGTGCTTGCTTGCATCACTCCTCCACACTTCATTAGAATTTTCCAGTTTTGACAGGAAACAGAAGGTACTCATGTCAGTCCTTAAAAGGCACAACTACAATCAGTTCTGCTGCCTCTTTTCAATATAACCTTGACCCAAGTGTGCTAATAAAATTGAGGACTCTTCATGAGGAGAAGCGAGGATCAACTCCAATATGGCTTTTCTGATTCATGGTGGGGAAAATACTTTTCTCAGTGAGGTTGTAGTTGTTTCATTTCCTCAGTCTTTTTTAACATTGAGCTGTTGCTACAATGACTTTTTGGAGACAGATTTTTTTATCCATGAAAAAAATCCCACAATAGGAATGAGACAATCTCTAATATGCTGTTCAAGTTAATCTTGTGCATTCTGGTCTGGCTGGATCTAGATTTAGTgatcttttaaattagtttttcATATAGAAGAAGATCAATAAATTTGTAAGATCTGGATAACCTAAGCATAGACTTGcagaactgaaaattttgtctGGAGATTGGAGAGCCCATGCCTCTCATAGTTTGTGACAATGGTAGAATTTTGTTAAAAAAGATTTGTTAATGTAAAATAACCTCAGTGAATGTTGTCTCATGTTACTTGTGACATACTAGAAATACAAGCCAGTACTATATAAAATGAAGCAAAGATTTAAGTTAAAAAAACAGTCTTTGGTGACAAGGTACCTTTCTGACACTATAGTGATGCTTCATTACAGTTAACAGTAATAGTAAAGTCACACATAAATCAGTCAGATTATATGACtgtcagttcactatggaaatgaGAATACTAATCTCAGATGTCATACAAAATTTGTAAATTACTTGCTGGTAATACAGAAAAATCGCCTGCTCAATATTTAAGCAATTTTTCTCGTGCAGGCTATTGTGGCTCAAGGAATGAGTATCTTGGAAACACTTAGGCTTACCATATTTTCATGTAATGCTGTTATTAGTATTTATTGGAAGTAGATGAATAATAGAGAAGCTTTTATCAAATAGCAAGTAATGGAATGAACATTCAAATCTTACTCAAGAATGTAGGTCACATAGCACTGTTTTCTCTGTAACACATAGTGTCAACAGAAGAAgttgagtagcacagtcactgtggtgtagtggttatgatactagactgttgcatggagggtcgtgagttcaaacctcacctgaactgtaaaattttaatttctatagtcagttcaagtacattctagaagtatccacaaatgtcaagaatcaatgtactggaatgttctgtaactgtatatatactgtatgcattccagccggaggcagtttgctctgtgctcttgtatgtgcaagtgctaaataaaccttcattaagtgaaattagtgttcttcattcatctaattacaccttcttctacgtgacattattctggtggagacgccgggtattggaacttgtgatagcgcacattatcaacaacacagtggctcccatcaggctatGACAGAGCCAccatttacgtggcgagaaacccgagtttgagccatattcaacagactgcaatctaccggagacagaagaagaagaggacgttacgatgatgGCAACTGTGTGCCACAacgtgagacatccttccgggttctctagtgacgatggccaagatctaAACAGgcggctgaaggtatatgagtgtatagccaaatttaaccaATGGGATGACACCTTGTGTTTGGCTTACGTATTTTTCTATGTGCAGGGCACTGCCAACCAAtgatatgagaacaatgaggagaagttcacaagctgggaagtattccaggcggaactgcacaagtatttcggcgacacaacgacagaagtgcaaggctgaagataaattaaagtgcagggcacaacatccaggagaaactacatcaccctacattcaagacatcttggagctatgtaaaatagtggatcctagaatgaaggaggaagataaggttgcacatctcatgaaggatgttgctgaagacatgtatcaagccctactcctgaaggaggtttcgacagcagacgacttcataaaatggtgccagtatatagacacaatgcgtcaaaaaagaattacacgcaagaatttTAAACAGCTTCCAAAcattgtatcgatgtctgtgatggaagaagcaactgatttcacaagtgttctttgtcagatagtgagagaggaagttaagAAGGCACTTGAATTGCACAGTGAGCAATAAattgagacgcttcaagaggtcataagggaggaagtggaccagacattgaacccaatctcttgtccttcatttccctttaaaatggtgaaaaagtcgagacccacgcagagttatgttcctacaatgccgcatgaggaacctgtttgggcaccaaggaagactgacgtctagacgacccaggataaccaaccagtgtgtttccactgtggacgaccggaACATGTGGTGTGGTATTGTTGAGAAAGGTGGCAGATATTTGATGACATGTGCGCCAGAAGACAGCAAACTGATcatagccgacgccaactccgggatgaCAAAGTTTAACAAGAAGATGTttgtgcaggacgacgtaggtcaccatcaccacaagctagctgctggagaggacaCTCTTCGACAcactgatcaaggtctccatcgccatttAGAAGTTCCGGCCCATCaactagccgccgcaacctggaaaactaaagggtgtgaccttccttggaggtgaggccgccgaagagagaaATCCTCTGCCGTCGATCACTCCAAAAATAATAGGAAACTACATGAATCTCCTCATGGGTAGCCAACCAGtcaaagctcttgtggactctggagcatcatattcagtcattttggataagtaccgtcaccagttgcagaaaaccgttttcatcgacaacaaaacatctctgctgaaggtagcCAATGGGAAATatataaaacctacaggaagatgtaccattcgtttGGGTATAAGttgccatacacagcccttagaattcattgtcttacaagagtgtaggaATGATGGCATGTTCATactggactttttgaaagcttgtcaggcaattatagattgtggtcactcaaAGAGTATTCTAGTCAAGATGAGGTACTGTGGacgggaagatgcgcatccgagtgtgtggagactatgtgtgctggatgaagtgatcattcctgcagtcagtgctaggaAGGTaaatgtcatgtgtcatgccatgcatcaacccatggatcttgtagtggaatgtaagaaaaGCATACCATTGAAGAATAACTTGGACATCGCAGCCTCTGTCGTCTTGTTTAAGAattgattcggtgaattgtggatagttaactgttgttgagaactgcagatccttccaagatgcatgtgcgtagaaatgctgagccgttaattgaagaacagctgagtgtcatagaaacctcccatgccgagtctgtgggtgaaattagtgctaccactaccaaacaagatcttctagcttgactatcaccaaatctcactaaggaacaacagaagaagctacttgccattcttcaagagttctctgaatgcttcaatccacaggtgaagagcaaattagacaaatcgactgtgaagcaccagattagcactggagaccatcaaccaataagccagagagcatactgtgtgtcagcaacagaacgtcgaataatttgcgacaaggtagagaaaatgatgaagaatgacatcattcagccttcataGAATCCTTGGTCATCACCATTTGTCCTCATctggaagaaggatggcagttggcgcttttgtgttgattacaggaagcttaataagataactaaaaaggacgtttaccctcttccacgaattgacgacacACTAGATTGtatgaagggggctaagtttttctcaaccatggacatgtacatGGTTAAGGAATACAGGTACCGTCACAATCATACTTCCTTGATTAAAGAACTATGAGACAATTATCCAGATGACTTTCATTTAGAAGTTCCGGCCCATCaactagccgccgcaacctggaaaactaaagggtgtgaccttccttggaggtgaggccgccgaagagagaaATCCTCTGCCGTCGATCACtccaaaaatgataggaaactacatgaATCTCCTCATGGGTAGCCAACCAGtcaaagctcttgtggactctggagcatcatattcagtcattttggataagtaccgtcaccagttgcagaaaaccgttttcatcgacaacaaaacatctctgctgaaggtagcCAATGGGAAATatataaaacctacaggaagatgtaccattcgtttGGGTATAAGttgccatacacagcccttagaattcattgtcttacaagagtgtaggaATGATGGCATGTTCATactggactttttgaaagcttgtcaggcaattatagattgtggtcactcaaAGAGTATTCTAGTCAAGATGAGGTACTGTGGacgggaagatgcgcatccgagtgtgtggagactatgtgtgctggatgaagtgatcattcctgcagtcagtgctaggaAGGTaaatgtcatgtgtcatgccatgcatcaacccatggatcttgtagtggaatgtaagagaagcataccattgAAGAATAACTTGGACATCGCAGCCTCTGTCGTCTTGTTTAAGAattgattcggtgaattgtggatagttaactgttgttgagaactgcagatccttccaagatgcatgtgcgtagaaatgctgagccgttaattgaagaacagctgagtgtcatagaaacctcccatgccgagtctgtgggtgaaattagtgctaccactaccaaacaagatcttctagcttgactatcaccaaatctcactaaggaacaacagaagaagctacttgccattcttcaagagttctctgaatgcttcaatccacaggtgaagagcaaattagacaaatcgactgtgaagcaccagattagcactggagaccatcaaccaataagccagagagcatactgtgtgtcagcaacagaacgtcgaataatttgcgacaaggtagagaaaatgatgaagaatgacatcattcagccttcataGAATCCTTGGTCATCACCATTTGTCCTCATctggaagaaggatggcagttggcgcttttgtgttgattacaggaagcttaataagataactaaaaaggacgtttaccctcttccacgaattgacgaaaCACTAGATTGtatgaagggggctaagtttttctcaaccatggacatgtacatGGTTAAGGAATACAGGTACCGTCACAATCATACTTCCTTGATTAAAGAACTATGAGACAATTATCCAGATGACTTTCAAAACTATTTAAGAATGGATAGTGAAACATTTGATGCTTTGCTGGACAACGTCAAGGAGAAAATCAGCTGGAGGGACACTGATGAGAAGAAGCATTTCTGTAGAGGAACGTCTTACAGCTACTCTCCGATTTTTAGCAATGGGTTGCTCCCTCTAAGATTTAAAATTTGCCACAGGAATTTCTGTACCGTCATTGTCAAATATAATTCTGGAGACATGCAAAGCAATTTATGAATCACTTCGGCAAGAGGTCATGAAggtaaacaattaaaaatattgACAATACGTTAGtaattattatttcagaaataCCCGTAGCTCATTATTACATGGTACAAAACCCATAAAAACATACTGTAACCATTGCTtaaataattagaaaaaaatcacCACTGTTACTAATCTCTGGTCATATAATGATGACCATATTGATCATAATAAGTGTTAATGGAAACAGTGCCTTGATCTATAACAGAAGTTTGAGACCCTGCTGATGTAGGAGGAGGAGAAATAGGTGTAGAAGCTTGGGATGGTGCTGACAACAGCCTGACTTTACAGATGTCATTATCACACAAATCAGTGTGTGGGGTCAAAGTTTTCAGCAAACCTCATGTTAACACTACATTAATCAATGATTCAGTATATATTGCTTGTATGGGCTCCATCCGTTCTAATTTCTTTGCCACATTGATACCTGTAGCTTCATTTTCCTTCAGATCATCTCTTCTTACCTGTTGCAAAGCACTGGTGCAAGTTTGCATCATCTCAAATGTAGCCGATGCTTCTGGTTTTTTGCATTTCCGGCATAGACATACGTGTAGGTTGTGTTTGTTCTTGTTCTCCCTGTAAGAGGAGAAATATTAAATTACTGTTTTTGGTTTTGCTTCAGTTTcctacaacaaaagaaaaatggataGACATAGCGAAAGGATTTGAAGAAAAGTGGCAATTTATAAACCGCGTATACACATTGCGCCACCACCTCACTCTGGAGCCCATTACTTCAACTACAAGAACTTCTACAGTGTTGTTTTACTCGCGTTGATAAAAGGACATTACGAATTCGTATTTGTTGATGTGGGGAAAAATGGAAGAATGTCTGATGGAGGAATTCTTGAATACACAGAATTCTTTCATGCACTGCAGAACGAACGTGTAAATTTGCCAAGTAATGATGAAACTATAAAGAATTTAAATTTTGTCTTTTTGGGTGATGAAGCTTTTTCATTGAAAGAGAACTTCTTAAAACTTTATTCTCAAAGAGAATTAGATCACGacaaaagaatttttaactacagATTATCACATGCTCGCAATGTTGTAGAAAATGTTTTTGGTGTAATAACATCACGATTTAGAATTCTCCATACACCAATCAACATGAAGAACGAAAAGATAAATTACGTTATTTTGGCCATATGTGCATTACACAATTTTTTATGTAGACAAAGTAAAGGATACATTACAGTTACAGCATTGGACATGGAAGATTTGGTAGACTGTACATTACATGAGGGTGATTGGCGAAAGGGAGCAGTGGAATTACCTGGTTTAGAGTCTGCGGTGTCAAGAAATCCATCTATATGAGCAAAAGACAATCGAGAAGCACATAAGAAATATTTTGTATCAGAAGGTATTGTGCCCTGGCAGGAAGACATGTTATGTGCTGGAAGAGCATAACATGTTTCATTACATGGGAACTGTATAGTAAAAGATATAATATTGTTCTAACATTTTTCTGGAAGTTCTATTGCTATAAAATACACCCAAGTAACTGTACTCATAACAATATAAATACACAACCGTTAACTCACTTTTCCAAGTTGTCGTTAATTGTGTTGACTTCCACCATCAATTGTAACCTCGTTGATCTCATCACTGCCTTCATTGTCAGTTCCATTGTCATCTTCACAGTCACACCCACAGAAATATCCATGTTCGAACAACTTGCACTTGGCAGCTCTTGATCTACAGTAAATAAAAGCAAGTCGTAGTACAACAAAGTTGGTACATAAATGTCATCGAGAGAACTGCCACTATGCTTACTGTCACAAACTTTCTTCAGCCCCTTTCTAAATGAGCCCTGTAAGCTTTATATTTATATTTCAACAAAGTCTCGGTTCCCTTCAGGAAAAACTGGTTTGCAAAACGCAACAAATTTATCATAAGCTTcgttttttaaattcttatttatgtAGTCTTTTGATCTCACTTTCCACAAGCACTGTTGCTCTTTGTAGATGTTTATAAATTCCATCGTCCAGGAATGGGAATCAGCCATGATCGCGTCGAGTACTGTCGGTTACTGACAACAGCCAGCAGGAGAGCGCACAATAATTCACGTTGCTGTAGGCAACTCAGGGGAGCGCAGGCGGCACACGTGAGAATGCCACATGCCAGGCATGTAAGTTTGAATGTGCTGGTGGGCAAGAGTGGGGCGCATCTAACTGCCGGCTTGACTGCGCACCTGCGTCCTGAATTTACCTGCAATCACATGGGCGCTCTTGCGTGCGGAACTGCATGGCGCGTCCTAAATCGCGCGGTTAGGAGCATCCACGTGAGGGCAGCTATAGACTTTTTAACCAAATCCAGGCCActacaagagttgttaaaagctgttgCTAAATTTATCAGggttggtgctcaacaagattcttttgaagtgctgcgaaaagctctgacaactggccctgtacttggtctgtgtgatgagagagcacctacagaactacacacagatgccagtgggtatgggcgcggtgctgttctggtgcaaatttcagatggaaaagacaCTTACagaagccgagagaaactactcaactgcaGAAAGAGAATGTCTCACTGTGATCTTGGccgtgtgcaaatttcgacagtatctctatggaaggccattcatagTTGTTACAGActgtcattcactttgttggttggcaggtcttaaggatccaacaggatgactcgccaggtgggcactacgtgttcaagagtatgacattaccatagtgtataaaagtggaagaaaacaccaagatgccgactgtctctcaagaaaccctgtgcaagaccatcaagatttTAGTGAAGATAATGACTGCCTCGCTGCagtccaggatctctctgctgagcagaagaagatatctcaaattatgcttgccttaaatcggtcagaggatgtgaaaggacaatttaaggtagttaatggattacttggcaagaaaaactttgatctatTTGGAATGAGGTGgcaaccagtgattcctaaacacatgtgcttagatgttctacagaaattccatgacacaccggaggccggacatttaggatttattaagacatatgataggatccacaagagatttttctggccaggtttatttaggagtgtctgtcactatgtaTCACACTGTTGAGAgtaccagaggagaa contains these protein-coding regions:
- the LOC124798029 gene encoding probable ATP-dependent RNA helicase DHX35, yielding MTAQSSKQRPKFLKPAENWWEEDKSEIDPNNATTFVYNPYVSFSLEQQRQQLPIFSNRSHILYLLENFQTLVLVGETGCGKSTQVPQYLVEAGWAADGKIVGVTEPRRVAATTLAMRVADEKNCMVGQLVGYSIRFDDHFDPEHTKIKYMTEGILLREMMADPLLRNYCVIMLDEVHERTLFTDIVMGLLKKILRKRKNLKLIVTSATVDAEHLKNFFSHSPSNKDTAVIMSVHGRLYPVSVYYLKEPVADYVQGVVDTAIKIHENEPLGDILAFLTGQEEVERAVSVLKERAAHLKSDKGKLLILPMYGSLPNGEQLKVFRFTPRGMRKVVISTNIAETSVTIPGIVYVVDCGFVKLRWFNPENHADSLVVVPVSQASAEQRAGRAGRVRVGKVYRLYTEEAFKDLVEATPPEMQRTDLSMAILQLKALGIDNVLRFNFPSPPPAKNLLSGLELLYALGALDRDGQLTKPLGVTMAEFPIEPLFSKCLIISGEFGCSEEMLSIIAMLQVQNVFTKPSIGQLAIKARIAKRKFEVSEGDLLTYLNVYNSFIKHEMSREWCHTNFLNYKGLRRASEIRQQMSKLLHHFNIPITSCEGNTEVICRCITAGLFPNAVYLHYSGVYKTVRGDQVLNIHPTSVIYTLEQPQWLLYCEILYTNEAYMRDLTVIDPSWLEELAPHFYQKTVDKDY